Within the Cryomorphaceae bacterium genome, the region AGCTAATGATGGAAGATTAATTTGTTGACATTAAAAACTAAAAGTTACGGCTAAGTCGGTTTTAAGGGATAAGAGTTATCTGTTTGCCAGTGCAGTTGTAAAGGTTTGCAGGTCTCTGCAGAAGGAGCAAAAGAAGTTTGTTCTTTCTAATCAATTGTTGCGCTCAGGTACGGCTGTGGGGGCATTGCTTCGCGAAGCAGAGTTCGGACAAAGCAAAGCCGATTTTATGCATAAAATGAGCATTGCCCCGAAGGAAGCGAATGAAAGCGCCTATTGGGGGAGTGTTCCATTAACTGTGTCATTCTGGTAATTTCAAATAAGGAGCGGACTCTAAATCACGCAAAAAACTCACCGCTGCCCAAACCCAACCGGTAACCTCAAGCGCACAGCTACCTTATGGCCTCCTTGTTTTCCGGGATTCCAGGCGGGCATGCCGGCCACGGCTCTCAGCACCTCTTCGTCCAAGCCCCATCCCACGCCGTGCTCAATAGCGATATCGGTGATGGTGCCGTCAGGATTGACCACAAATACAACATATACCTTCCCTCCTACTCCGGCTCTGAGCGCCTCTTTGGGGTATTTCACTACCTCGCCCAGGTATCGGTATAAGGCTTCTTCACCACCCGGAAAAGACGGCATCACCTCAGCAAAATCATAAACCGGGAGCTCGTGAATGATCTCTTCAACATCATGTATTTCAAATACCTCAGGCATCTCCGGAAAGTCTGGAATATCAAGAGGCTCCAGTATTTCTGTTTCATAAAATTCAGGAAGTTCATCGCTGATAACAAAATGGTCTACCGGCGGGGGTGGCGGTGGTGGCGGTGGTGCTTTGAGCTTGCTCACAGGTATGATTTCCTCTTCCAAAAACTGCATGTCCAGCACACCGGGGTGCACATCGCGGATTTCAGCAGTGCGGT harbors:
- a CDS encoding four helix bundle protein, whose translation is MFASAVVKVCRSLQKEQKKFVLSNQLLRSGTAVGALLREAEFGQSKADFMHKMSIAPKEANESAYWGSVPLTVSFW
- a CDS encoding energy transducer TonB translates to MFKLLVGNLMNGDNVFGKNHAVENTAQNNVEMEYKKNPFYNLERKKPMLLFAGLMGALALTLAAFEYRTAEIRDVHPGVLDMQFLEEEIIPVSKLKAPPPPPPPPPVDHFVISDELPEFYETEILEPLDIPDFPEMPEVFEIHDVEEIIHELPVYDFAEVMPSFPGGEEALYRYLGEVVKYPKEALRAGVGGKVYVVFVVNPDGTITDIAIEHGVGWGLDEEVLRAVAGMPAWNPGKQGGHKVAVRLRLPVGFGQR